The Fusarium keratoplasticum isolate Fu6.1 chromosome 8, whole genome shotgun sequence genome includes a region encoding these proteins:
- a CDS encoding ADSL-C domain-containing protein yields the protein MAAATVFDSTLFGNTFGTEEIRECFSERSYVSKLIEAECALARAEEDEGVIPQGTASVIQKHSDVSKIDWPLLAQKAEIVGYPILGLVEQMASWVPHQEAGYIHWGATTQDIMDLASQLQIKEGLVIVERQLNETISILESMTSKYRDTSMAGRTHLQHALPITFGYKCGVWLAGLRRHAERLQQIKERCLLVQFGGAAGTLASLGTSDSGIRVRKRLAVILGLRDPVITWHVARDTIAEVVNFLALVGGSLGKIALDLIMMSSNELNEVAEPFVPHRGASSTMPQKRNPISSEIILAQSKILRAQAGLVLDAMVSDFERASGPWHLEWAALPVAFISAVGSLHQANFALSGLQVNQDAMKANLESTRGLIVAEAVMMKLAVYVGRQEAHEIVYGACVSALDRNTSLLEALEKVSEVTQHLSSEELSSLCDPSQYLGCCQLMVDELLASSSESVKTNGKANGKTNGATNGVTNGTTNGTTNGNH from the exons atggctgccgCTACTGTCTTTGACTCGACCCTCTTTGGAAACACATTCGGAACTGAAGAGATTCGAGAATGTTTTTCTGAGCGGTCATATGTTTCCAAGCTCATCGAAGCAGAATGCGCTCTCGCTCGggctgaggaagacgagggaGTTATTCCCCAAGGCACCGCTAGTGTCATTCAGAAGCACAGCGATGTCTCCAAGATAGACTGGCCGTTGCTGGCACAGAAGGCCGAGATTGTAGGATACCCcatccttggtcttgtgGAGCAGATGGCTTCATGGGTTCCTCACCAAGAGG CTGGATACATCCATTGGGGTGCTACTACACAAGACATCATGGACTTGGCCTCTCAACTGCAGATCAAGGAAGGTCTCGTAATTGTAGAGCGTCAACTCAACGAGACCATTAGCATCCTTGAATCCATGACATCAAAGTACCGCGACACATCCATGGCAGGTCGAACACATCTACAACATGCTTTGCCAATTACCTTTGGGTACAAATGTGGCGTCTGGCTTGCCGGACTACGACGTCACGCCGAACGCCTGCAGCAAATCAAGGAGCGCTGTCTGCTCGTGCAGTTTGGTGGTGCGGCCGGCACTCTGGCTTCTTTGGGCACATCAGACAGCGGGATCCGAGTGCGAAAGAGGCTGGCGGTCATCTTGGGTCTCCGAGACCCAGTGATCACTTGGCATGTTGCCAGAGATACCATCGCAGAGGTTGTCAACTTTTTGGCATTGGTTGGAGGGTCACTCGGAAAGATTGCCCTCGACTTGATCATGATGTCCTCAAACGAGCTGAACGAG GTTGCCGAGCCATTCGTTCCTCATCGAGGAGCATCCTCAACAATGCCACAAAAGAGAAACCCAATCTCAAGCGAGATAATCCTAGCCCAGTCCAAGATCCTCAGAGCACAAGCAGGACTCGTGCTAGACGCCATGGTATCAGACTTTGAGCGAGCCTCAGGTCCTTGGCACCTGGAGTGGGCAGCGCTTCCAGTGGCCTTTATCTCGGCGGTTGGATCACTCCACCAGGCCAACTTTGCACTCTCCGGTCTGCAGGTTAACCAGGATGCCATGAAGGCTAACCTTGAGTCAACAAGGGGCCTCATTGTCGCTGAAgcagtcatgatgaagctggcTGTGTATGTGGGCCGGCAAGAGGCCCATGAGATTGTCTATGGGGCTTGTGTGTCAGCGCTGGACAGGAATACTTCGTTGCTCGAGGCACTAGAGAAGGTGTCGGAAGTCACACAGCATCTGTCTTCTGAGGAGCTGTCATCGTTGTGTGACCCGAGCCAGTATCTCGGTTGTTGCCAGCTGATGGTGGATGAGCTGTTGGCTTCGTCCTCTGAGAGTGTCAAGACGAATGGGAAGGCAAATGGCAAGACGAACGGTGCGACGAACGGTGTGACGAATGGGACAACGAATGGGACGACGAATGGTAATCATTGA
- a CDS encoding NodB-like proteiny domain-containing protein — translation MHLILAAILCSLQFATAWWGQSQKAIPIGVAIHSCTQKDVVALTFDDGPFYYTDLLLNLLAEADMHATFFVNGKTGQTFRIIAPPSFEWLKKGIKLPRTPNLDEANIKLEMTKLEDEFIKILGKFPIYMRPPFLSYNSQTLKVLGELGYHVIDTDIDTLDWQHNAPHAVGQSLGLFSTRLWNGGSIVLMHDIHRNTVMNLVPLVIKQLLQSGKRAVTIGECLGDPEKNWYRDSRSVVKYLVKDHSKTTKDWHVYNIWEANKLTWSE, via the exons ATGCATTTGATTCTGGCTGCCATCTTGTGTAGCCTGCAATTTGCTACTGCTTGGTGGGGACAAAGTCAGAAAGCCATTCCCATCGGGGTTGCTATTCACAGCTGCACTCAGAAAGATGTTGTTGCACTCACCTTTGACGATGGGCCATTCTATTACACAGATCTACTCTTGAACCTCCTTGCCGAAGCTGACATGCATGCTACCTTCTTTGTCAACGGAAAAACTGGGCAAACATTCAGGATTATCGCTCCACCATCATTCGAATGGTTGAAGAAGGGCATCAAGTTGCCTCGCACAC CGAatctcgacgaggccaatATCAAGCTAGAAATGACCAAGCTGGAGGACGAATTCATCAAAATCCTCGGCAAATTTCCCATCTACATGCGTCCGCCGTTCTTGAGCTACAACAGCCAGACCCTGAAGGTCCTGGGCGAACTTGGGTACCACGTCATTGATACCGATATAGATACTCTTGACTGGCAGCACAATGCGCCTCACGCGGTGGGACAATCTTTGGGACTGTTCTCGACCAGGCTGTGGAATGGAGGTTCCATTGTTCTGATGCATGATATTCACCGCAATACGGTTATGAATCTGGTGCCGCTGGTTAtcaagcagctcctccaaAGTGGGAAACGAG CCGTTACGATTGGGGAATGTCTTGGGGATCCCGAGAAAAACTGGTACCGGGATTCACGTTCCGTGGTCAAGTATTTGGTCAAAGATCACTCAAAGACAACCAAGGACTGGCACGTGTATAATATTTGGGAAGCCAACAAGCTTACTTGGTCCGAGTAG
- a CDS encoding TauD domain-containing protein, whose amino-acid sequence MAHLESRKHVSPDSGFPITIHPHFNAKIKDWTPPEPLREEITPPRDRAHFADPEKKALFSVAKKTDLTESIGSVLENVQLSQLTPQQLDELALLVNERGVVFFRDQDLDTEKQVKLFEHYGILDRHPAQKDVKHVVIRGSTQDHREIAKYTPWPSGDFHADTSFEINPPSYSLLRMEEHPEVGGDTAWISGYGLYDTLSDAMKRFVEGLHAVHTSRLQYDTILDLWGTGPNRPPIDTHHPAVRTHPVTGLKAVNVNPGFVTGFAELKKVESDKLLDFFAYHLHSADDHYVRWKWTVGAVAMWDNRCVLHRVIPGTYETPRRGIRTTVFGEKPYYDPNSEGRAEREARLRSAAKKEINGDGGASSKPTLETPA is encoded by the exons ATGGCTCACCTCGAATCTCGAAAGCACGTCTCCCCAGACTCTGGGTTCCCGatcaccatccatcctcacttcaacgccaagatcaaagaTTGGACCCCTCCTGAGCCGCTGCGCGAGGAAATCACGCCTCCCCGTGACAGAGCGCACTTTGCAGATCCCGAAAAGAAGGCTCTGTTCTccgtggccaagaagacggacCTTACAGAATCTATTGGATCGGTTCTGGAGAATGTTCAGCTGTCGCAGTTGACGCCTCAGCAGTTAGACGAGCTCGCTCTTTTGGTCAATGAGCGAGGTGTTGTATTTTTCAGGGACCAGGACCTTGATACTGAGAAGCAGGTCAAGTTGTTTGAGCACTACGGTATTCTCGACCGTCATCCTGCACAGAAAGATGTCAAGCATGTTGTGATTCGAGGGAGCACACAGGATCACCGAGAGATCGCCAAGTACACGCCCTGGCCGTCGGGTGACTTTCACGCAGACACTTCCTTTGAGATCAATCCTCCTTCTTATTCTCTTCTCCGTATGGAGGAGCATCCTGAAGTTGGGGGCGATACTGCGTGGATTTCGGGTTATGGACTCTATGATACTTTGAGCGATGCCATGAAGAGATTCGTTGAGGGTCTTCACGCTGTTCACACTTCACGA TTGCAATATGACACTATTCTCGACCTTTGGGGAACAGGGCCGAATCGTCCTCCCATCGATACTCATCATCCAGCTGTGCGGACTCATCCAGTCACTGGACTAAAGGCTGTCAATGTGAACCCAGGCTTTGTAACCGGGTTTGCTGAGTTGAAAAAGGTGGAGTCGG ACAAGCTTCTCGACTTCTTTGCCTACCATCTTCACTCTGCCGATGATCACTATGTTAGATGGAAGTGGACAGTGGGCGCTGTGGCTATGTGGGACAACCG ATGTGTTCTTCACCGTGTAATTCCTGGAACCTACGAGACGCCTCGTCGAGGAATCCGAACAACAGTCTTTGGAGAGAAGC CCTACTATGACCCGAACAGTGAAGGACGTGCTGAGCGTGAGGCGAGACTTCGATCTGCCGCAAAGAAAGAAATcaatggtgatggaggagcaAGTTCGAAACCTACGCTTGAAACTCCCGCTTGA